A single Methylobacterium sp. 17Sr1-1 DNA region contains:
- a CDS encoding ATP-binding cassette domain-containing protein produces the protein MLRLEGAAVAIAGAPVLRGVSLQVPPGGRVALIGRNGAGKTTTLRALMGLLPLQAGRLVLDGQEAGSVPAHHRARLGIGYAPEERKLFGSFTVQDNLLLPAQVLGLPKAEVSRRLDSVYALLPELKDFAPRKAAGLSGGQGKMVALGRALMVGTRAVLLDEPFQGLAPALALRYAEALARLRAALPDVAILITESSPDLLRALVDTTIQIERGEISAA, from the coding sequence ATGCTGCGGCTTGAGGGAGCGGCGGTCGCGATCGCCGGCGCGCCGGTGCTGCGCGGCGTGTCGCTCCAGGTGCCGCCGGGCGGGCGCGTGGCGCTGATCGGCCGCAACGGCGCCGGCAAGACCACGACGCTCCGCGCCCTGATGGGGCTCCTCCCCCTCCAGGCCGGCCGGCTGGTGCTCGACGGGCAGGAGGCCGGCTCCGTGCCGGCGCATCACCGCGCGCGGCTCGGCATCGGCTACGCCCCGGAGGAGCGCAAGCTGTTCGGCAGCTTCACGGTGCAGGACAATTTGCTGCTGCCGGCCCAGGTGCTGGGGCTGCCGAAGGCGGAGGTCTCGCGGCGGCTCGATTCCGTCTACGCGCTGCTGCCGGAACTCAAGGACTTCGCCCCCCGCAAGGCGGCGGGGCTGTCGGGCGGCCAGGGCAAGATGGTGGCGCTCGGCCGCGCCTTGATGGTCGGCACCCGCGCGGTGCTCCTCGACGAGCCGTTCCAGGGTCTCGCCCCGGCTTTGGCCCTTCGCTACGCCGAGGCCCTGGCCCGCCTGCGGGCCGCGCTCCCCGACGTCGCGATCCTCATCACCGAGAGCAGCCCGGACCTGCTGCGGGCGCTCGTCGACACCACCATCCAGATCGAGCGCGGCGAGATCTCGGCCGCCTGA
- a CDS encoding SDR family oxidoreductase: MRLNGKVAIVTGAGGGFGEGIAKRYAEEGAKVAVLDLRGDAAERVAAEIGPSAIAIAADVGSAEDVQEAVRRTTEAFGTPQILVNNAGTTHRNQPLMDVDEEAFDRVFRVNVKSIFHFVRALAPAMRDNGGGVILNVGSTAGIRPRPGLTWYNASKGAVNLMSKSLAVELAPWKIRVNALCPVMGETGLLEAFMGVPDTPENRAKFVATIPLGRMSRAADIANVALFLASDEAEFITGVEMPIDGGRTV, from the coding sequence ATGAGGCTGAACGGCAAGGTCGCGATCGTCACCGGCGCCGGCGGCGGGTTCGGCGAGGGCATCGCCAAGCGCTACGCCGAGGAAGGCGCCAAGGTCGCGGTGCTCGACCTGCGCGGCGACGCGGCGGAACGCGTCGCGGCTGAGATCGGCCCGTCGGCGATCGCCATCGCGGCCGATGTCGGCAGCGCCGAGGACGTGCAGGAGGCGGTCCGGCGCACCACCGAGGCCTTCGGCACGCCGCAGATCCTCGTCAACAATGCCGGCACCACCCACCGCAACCAGCCGCTGATGGACGTGGACGAGGAGGCCTTCGACCGGGTCTTCCGGGTCAACGTGAAGTCGATCTTCCACTTCGTCCGGGCGCTGGCCCCGGCGATGCGCGACAACGGCGGCGGCGTGATCCTGAACGTCGGCTCGACCGCCGGCATCCGGCCCCGTCCCGGCCTGACCTGGTACAACGCCTCGAAGGGGGCGGTGAACCTGATGTCGAAGTCGCTCGCCGTCGAGCTGGCCCCGTGGAAGATCCGCGTCAACGCGCTCTGCCCGGTGATGGGCGAGACCGGCCTGCTCGAGGCCTTCATGGGCGTGCCCGACACCCCGGAGAACCGGGCGAAGTTCGTCGCCACGATCCCGCTCGGCCGGATGTCGCGGGCCGCCGACATCGCCAACGTGGCGTTGTTCCTGGCCTCCGACGAGGCGGAGTTCATCACCGGTGTGGAGATGCCGATCGACGGCGGCCGGACGGTTTGA
- the mutM gene encoding bifunctional DNA-formamidopyrimidine glycosylase/DNA-(apurinic or apyrimidinic site) lyase → MPELPEVETVRRGLEPAMVGARVTEVVLNRPNLRFPFPARFAERVRGHEVTALSRRAKYLVADLSSGEALIMHLGMSGRFDVQLPDGRTVSPGDFYLDGAQGQGKHDHVRFALSNGARVVYNDARRFGFMDLVPSADLATCRHFAGMGIEPLGNELSGETIAGLFAGKRTPLKAALLDQRLIAGLGNIYVCEALHRAKLHPEAPAGTLADAAGRPTAKAKRLATVIRDVLTEAVAAGGSTLRDYVHTDGSAGAFQHAFRVYDREGLGCTAKGCRGVVRRLVQSGRSTFYCETCQPR, encoded by the coding sequence GACGGTGCGCCGCGGCCTGGAGCCGGCGATGGTCGGCGCCCGCGTCACCGAGGTCGTGCTGAACCGGCCGAACCTGCGCTTTCCCTTCCCAGCCCGTTTCGCCGAGCGGGTGCGTGGCCACGAGGTGACCGCCCTGTCGCGGCGCGCCAAGTATCTCGTCGCCGACCTCTCCTCCGGCGAGGCGCTGATCATGCATCTCGGGATGAGCGGGCGCTTCGACGTGCAGTTGCCCGACGGCCGCACCGTCTCGCCCGGCGACTTCTACCTCGACGGGGCGCAGGGGCAGGGCAAGCACGACCACGTCCGGTTCGCGCTCTCGAACGGCGCCCGGGTCGTCTACAACGACGCCCGTCGCTTCGGCTTCATGGACCTCGTGCCGTCGGCCGACCTCGCGACCTGCCGCCACTTCGCCGGCATGGGCATCGAGCCGCTCGGCAACGAGCTGTCCGGCGAGACGATCGCGGGCCTGTTCGCGGGCAAGCGCACGCCGCTGAAGGCCGCGCTCCTCGACCAGCGGCTGATCGCGGGCCTCGGCAACATCTACGTCTGCGAGGCCCTGCACCGGGCGAAGCTCCACCCGGAGGCGCCGGCCGGCACCCTGGCGGACGCGGCCGGCCGCCCGACCGCGAAGGCCAAGCGCCTCGCCACCGTGATCCGCGACGTGCTGACCGAGGCGGTGGCGGCCGGCGGCTCGACCTTGCGCGACTACGTCCATACCGACGGCAGCGCGGGGGCGTTCCAGCACGCCTTCCGGGTCTACGACCGGGAGGGGCTGGGCTGTACGGCGAAGGGGTGCCGGGGGGTGGTGCGGCGGCTGGTGCAGTCGGGGCGCTCGACGTTCTATTGCGAGACGTGCCAGCCGCGGTGA